From a region of the Dictyostelium discoideum AX4 chromosome 2 chromosome, whole genome shotgun sequence genome:
- a CDS encoding YEATS family protein: MKEKIETKLLDTIDEKIENSTTTTTKNNTHNNNNTNTNNNNNNNNNNNNNNNNNNNNNNNNNNNNNNNNNNNPFSTLSASLSKLKRKLIINNEGDREELKKRLITMIEREFPAELKNKEQELIEIDDRINTVKEMLNSLNKQRNSTKSSTYHIPHTNNNNNNNNNNNNNNNNNNNNNNNNNNNNNNNNNNNNNNNNNNNNNNKPKRIFHKLQNGEFVKLVCKYCRRSDFVSGLGFLNHVRIKHGFRYSTLDEAAEQIGVPVADSEIPKDDPSREGIVFRFKRGAYSPSIAFERNSEEDNGTFDNNNNNNNNNNNNNNNNNNNNNNNNTGNDTDKKKNNNGNDADVDMIDLNVNSNYSNNKETNEESSGSSRFYVKKKIIVGNTSTQIHPDYRGHDRSTHKWTVYVRGPQNEADISYFVKKIWFYLHDSFAPNDKVEVVERPFNLTRRGWGEFPVRIRLFFHDKRNKPIDIIHNLKLIQLPIQYNVPVVGGETTTEIDLDRLFFDKREKQQKLDQLNNNNNNNNNSENNNNNNNNNNNNNNNNINNNNNNNINNNNNDNNNSSNNTSPTSNYLNEPQKIVNNDKVSENSSNNEDSQKNKEKEKEKEKEKEKEKEKEKEKEKEKEKEKDKDKEKEKDKEKDKVKERDNKEKELENNRPKDDRDRDREKERVRDRDRDREKEKERERERERERERYRDRDRDRDRYRDRDRDRDRDRDRD; the protein is encoded by the exons atgaaagaaA agattgaaacaaaattattagataCAATAgatgaaaaaattgaaaattcaacaacaacaacaactaaaaataatactcataataataataatactaatactaataataataataataataataataataataataataataataataataataataataataataataataataataataataataataataataataataataatccattttcaacattatcagcatcattatcaaaattaaaaaggaaattaattataaataatgaagGTGATAgagaagaattaaaaaaaagattaattacAATGATTGAAAGAGAATTTCCTgctgaattaaaaaataaagaacaagaattaattgaaattgatgatagAATTAATACTGTTAAAGAAAtgttaaattcattaaataaacagCGTAATTCTACTAAATCATCAACATATCATATACCAcacactaataataataataataataataataataataataataataataataataataataataataataataataataataataataataataataataataataataataataataataataataataataataataataataaaccaaaaagAATATTTCATAAATTACAAAATGGTGAATTCGTTAAATTGGTTTGTAAATATTGCAGAAGATCAGATTTTGTGAGTGGACTtggatttttaaatcatGTTAGAATTAAACATGGTTTTAGATATTCCACTCTTGACGAAGCCGCCGAACAAATTGGTGTACCAGTTGCTGATAGCGAAATTCCAAAAGATGATCCTTCACGTGAAGGCATTgtatttagatttaaaaggGGTGCCTATTCACCAAGTATAGCTTTTGAAAGAAATAGTGAAGAAGACAATGGTACAttcgataataataataataataataataataataataataataataataataataataataataataataataataatactggCAATGAtacagataaaaaaaaaaataataatggtaatgatgcGGATGTAGATATGATCGATCTTAATGTAAATAGtaattatagtaataataaagagaCAAATGAAGAATCTTCAGGATCAAGTAGATTTTatgtaaagaaaaaaattatagttGGTAATACTTCAACTCAAATTCATCCAGATTATAGAGGTCACGATAGATCAACTCATAAATGGACTGTATATGTTAGAGGTCCTCAAAAT gAAGCAGATATATcatattttgtaaaaaagaTTTGGTTTTATTTACATGATAGTTTTGCACCAAATGATAAAGTAGAGGTTGTGGAGAGACCATTTAATTTGACTAGAAGGGGTTGGGGTGAATTTCCAGTTAGAATtagattattttttcatgacaaaagaaataaacctattgatattattcataatttgaaattaattcaattaccCATCCAATATAATGTACCAGTGGTGGGTGGTGAAACTACAACGGAAATTGATTTAGATAGATTGTTCTTTGATAAAAgagaaaaacaacaaaaacttgatcaattaaataataataataataataataataattctgaaaataataataataataataataataataataataataataataataatattaataataataataataataatattaataataataataatgataataataatagtagtaataataccaGCCCCAcctcaaattatttaaatgaaccTCAAAAGattgtaaataatgataaagttAGTGAAAATAGTAGTAACAATGAGGATTCTCAAAAGAAtaaagagaaagaaaaagaaaaagaaaaagaaaaagaaaaagaaaaagaaaaagaaaaagaaaaagaaaaagaaaaagaaaaagagaaagataaagataaagagaaagagaaggATAAAGAGAAGGATAAAGTTAAAGAGAGAGacaataaagaaaaagaattagaaaataatagaCCAAAAGATGACagagatagagatagagaaaaagaaagagtaagagatagagatagagacagagaaaaagaaaaagaaagagaaagagaaagggAAAGGGAAAGGGAAAGATatagagatagagatagagatagagaCAGATATAGGGATAGAGACAGAGATAGGGATAGAGACAGAGACAGAGACTGA